A genomic stretch from Marinifilum sp. JC120 includes:
- a CDS encoding RnfABCDGE type electron transport complex subunit D, whose protein sequence is MTPPVIKAMSDIAVRLTVSPAPHWRSKRTVEKMMQYHLLALVPALLMAFNMFGLPALATVGIAGTAAVLAEVICLRMQERDVNVDNYTALYEGILFAFLLPAGAPWWLVACGAILTIVMGRTVFGGFGSNPICAPLVAWAFCRLSWPAAMDVDANLAHFMINAPLDQLKYFGFDTLEQFNYMDLFLGKQLGGLGASQIIAVLAGGLFLIATGWVRFFIPAAFLVGVAVTASIFWMIDPEMYANPLFHLLTGSVMFGAFFLAPDVASSPVGVIPQVLFGLIAGTMVIIIRVYGVYPDGVPFAIMVANLLTPLLDRVRPKPFGGK, encoded by the coding sequence ATGACTCCTCCAGTAATTAAAGCAATGTCCGACATTGCGGTCAGACTTACGGTTTCGCCTGCTCCTCACTGGCGCAGCAAGCGTACCGTGGAGAAGATGATGCAGTATCATCTTCTGGCTCTGGTTCCCGCATTGCTCATGGCTTTCAATATGTTCGGCCTGCCCGCTCTTGCGACTGTGGGTATTGCCGGAACCGCTGCCGTTCTTGCCGAGGTAATCTGCCTCCGCATGCAGGAACGCGACGTTAACGTCGATAACTACACCGCACTTTACGAAGGTATCCTTTTCGCCTTCCTGTTGCCCGCCGGTGCTCCTTGGTGGCTGGTGGCTTGCGGCGCAATCCTGACCATCGTCATGGGCCGTACCGTTTTTGGTGGCTTCGGCTCCAACCCGATCTGTGCGCCTCTGGTTGCATGGGCATTCTGTCGCCTCTCCTGGCCTGCTGCCATGGATGTTGATGCGAACCTCGCCCATTTTATGATCAACGCGCCTCTGGATCAGCTTAAGTACTTCGGCTTCGATACTCTTGAGCAGTTCAACTACATGGATCTCTTCCTCGGTAAGCAGCTTGGCGGACTGGGCGCATCCCAGATCATTGCCGTACTGGCCGGGGGGCTTTTCCTCATCGCTACCGGCTGGGTGCGTTTTTTCATCCCCGCAGCGTTCCTCGTGGGCGTGGCCGTTACCGCATCCATCTTCTGGATGATCGATCCTGAAATGTATGCCAACCCGCTTTTTCATCTGCTGACCGGATCAGTAATGTTCGGAGCCTTCTTTCTCGCTCCCGATGTTGCTTCCAGCCCGGTGGGTGTGATTCCGCAGGTTCTCTTCGGGCTTATTGCCGGGACCATGGTTATCATTATCCGGGTCTACGGCGTTTATCCCGACGGTGTGCCTTTTGCCATCATGGTGGCAAACCTGCTTACCCCCCTGCTGGACCGCGTGCGTCCCAAACCTTTCGGAGGCAAGTAA
- a CDS encoding 4Fe-4S dicluster domain-containing protein, with amino-acid sequence MLRIHYSLESEVQNTISDITAPAELNISMRNKILKIKKGQKLAAGELLAERPSKYGAACSAALSGKATKVNYHHLTIKSDGGEESVEPIDIKSMGPGKELLRTLQELGLNIAALSSHADNLVINGLNPEPGITVAEQLLKDEKRTLDAGLRLAESLINPVNTVLAVAAGSSYELAGAERVTVKPKYPNSLDALVVKKVTGKEFPDDTKVLSVMDLYNIGRVVETGMPVTDTVMTINGKNYRVLFGTPVRHICAELDIDIKSGDKVVLDGPFRGEAIYSLDEGVKKGDYGLFVIPAGTFPSIQDATCINCGECVLSCPARIQPNMLSRYAEYEMFEMAEKHNLHSCFECGLCSFNCTVRRPILQYIRFAKDQLLVSGQAEKS; translated from the coding sequence ATGCTTAGAATACATTATTCCCTCGAATCTGAAGTTCAGAACACAATTTCAGACATCACTGCGCCTGCGGAACTTAATATTTCCATGCGCAATAAGATCCTGAAGATCAAGAAAGGCCAGAAGCTGGCCGCCGGTGAACTCCTTGCCGAACGTCCATCTAAATATGGTGCTGCCTGTAGCGCGGCCCTTTCCGGTAAGGCCACCAAGGTAAACTATCACCACCTGACCATCAAATCCGATGGCGGTGAAGAGAGTGTTGAGCCGATAGATATCAAATCCATGGGACCCGGTAAGGAGTTGCTGCGTACTTTGCAGGAGCTTGGCCTAAACATTGCCGCGCTTTCCTCTCATGCTGATAATCTGGTCATCAACGGGCTTAATCCTGAACCGGGTATTACTGTGGCCGAACAGCTGCTCAAGGATGAAAAAAGAACCCTTGATGCGGGTCTGCGTCTTGCCGAATCATTGATCAATCCGGTTAATACCGTTCTCGCTGTTGCCGCCGGTTCTTCATACGAACTTGCCGGAGCAGAGCGGGTGACTGTTAAGCCCAAGTATCCGAATTCACTTGACGCACTTGTGGTCAAGAAAGTCACCGGAAAGGAATTTCCCGATGACACCAAGGTTTTGAGCGTAATGGACCTCTACAATATCGGTAGAGTGGTTGAGACCGGAATGCCGGTGACCGACACCGTCATGACCATTAATGGTAAGAACTACCGGGTGCTCTTCGGGACCCCCGTTCGCCACATCTGTGCTGAACTGGATATCGACATCAAGTCCGGCGATAAGGTCGTTCTCGACGGTCCTTTCCGCGGCGAAGCTATCTACAGTCTTGATGAAGGGGTTAAGAAGGGCGATTACGGCCTTTTCGTAATTCCGGCGGGTACATTCCCGTCCATTCAAGACGCAACCTGCATTAACTGCGGCGAATGTGTACTCAGCTGTCCGGCCCGTATTCAGCCTAACATGCTCAGTCGTTACGCCGAGTATGAGATGTTTGAAATGGCTGAGAAGCACAACCTGCACAGCTGTTTTGAATGCGGTCTCTGTTCCTTCAACTGTACGGTCAGACGTCCCATTCTTCAGTACATCCGCTTTGCCAAGGATCAGCTCCTGGTCAGTGGTCAGGCAGAGAAGAGTTAA
- a CDS encoding cytochrome C has product MKNRYIPITLIVAVLSVAAIAGFLFPPTVQENPARVVLDNSGGRVIFTHFVHADEYGYECSDCHHDDIGQERPIACGSCHPVAFDAKFRADHQKSFPSEEACLRCHDDVPTGPLEEEDKPDTESIPLRAEAFHAQCMDCHESDGGPYGEDSCYDCHAR; this is encoded by the coding sequence TTGAAGAACAGATATATTCCAATAACTTTAATTGTTGCTGTCTTGTCCGTTGCGGCTATAGCCGGGTTTCTTTTTCCGCCAACAGTGCAGGAAAATCCGGCCCGTGTTGTTCTGGATAACAGTGGCGGTAGGGTGATTTTTACTCATTTTGTCCATGCGGACGAGTATGGTTACGAATGCTCTGACTGTCACCATGATGACATCGGTCAGGAAAGACCGATAGCCTGCGGAAGCTGCCATCCGGTTGCTTTTGATGCCAAGTTCAGGGCTGACCATCAGAAGAGCTTTCCCAGTGAGGAAGCGTGTCTGCGTTGTCATGATGACGTTCCCACAGGCCCTCTCGAAGAAGAGGATAAGCCTGATACCGAGAGCATTCCCTTGCGGGCTGAAGCTTTCCACGCTCAGTGCATGGACTGTCACGAGAGTGACGGAGGCCCCTACGGTGAAGACTCCTGTTACGATTGCCATGCGAGGTAG